One Sediminicola sp. YIK13 DNA segment encodes these proteins:
- a CDS encoding HPF/RaiA family ribosome-associated protein: protein MTIQINTDKTISGEQRSEEYFSSLIAEALQRFDSHITRIEVHLKDENGKKDGINDISCLIEARIEGKQPIAVTNQADSVDQAVIGAIDKIKSAVGTIVGKMQQH, encoded by the coding sequence ATGACAATTCAAATTAATACCGACAAGACTATTTCAGGGGAACAGAGAAGTGAAGAATATTTTTCCTCCCTAATTGCAGAAGCCCTGCAAAGGTTCGATTCCCATATTACCAGAATTGAGGTACACTTGAAAGATGAGAATGGAAAAAAAGATGGCATCAATGATATCTCCTGTTTAATTGAGGCCAGAATTGAGGGCAAGCAACCCATTGCCGTCACCAATCAGGCAGACTCAGTAGATCAGGCAGTAATAGGTGCAATTGATAAAATAAAATCCGCAGTGGGGACCATTGTTGGAAAAATGCAACAACACTAA
- a CDS encoding sulfite exporter TauE/SafE family protein produces METILIAIVSFLVAILTFFSGFGLGTILTPVFMLFFPVELAIALTGLVHFFNNIFKIILVGKHANKRVLLKFGVPAVVFAFFGAWLLLHIPDAKAIFSYQFLGNTYEVYPVKFIISILLIFFALMDLLPSFQRLQFSEGKLPLGGALSGFFGGLSGHQGALRSAFLIKAGLSKEVFIGTSVVVSTFVDFTRLGVYATRFSKSGLIDNLPLVVIATISAITGAYLGNKLLKKVTLKSLQSIVAIMLILISLALGAGLI; encoded by the coding sequence ATGGAGACAATCCTAATAGCAATAGTATCTTTCCTGGTCGCCATTCTAACCTTTTTCTCCGGTTTTGGGCTGGGGACCATACTTACCCCCGTATTTATGCTCTTTTTTCCTGTGGAACTGGCCATAGCATTGACTGGCTTGGTCCATTTTTTCAACAATATCTTTAAAATAATATTGGTAGGTAAGCATGCTAATAAAAGAGTACTCCTAAAATTTGGAGTCCCGGCCGTTGTTTTTGCCTTTTTTGGGGCATGGCTTCTACTTCATATCCCAGATGCCAAGGCTATTTTCTCATATCAATTTTTGGGAAACACCTATGAAGTATATCCGGTGAAATTCATTATTTCCATCTTGCTCATTTTCTTTGCGCTAATGGATTTGTTGCCCTCGTTTCAGCGACTCCAATTTTCAGAAGGAAAATTACCCCTGGGCGGTGCTCTGAGCGGATTTTTTGGAGGACTTTCCGGGCATCAAGGGGCCTTGAGAAGTGCTTTTTTAATTAAGGCCGGATTATCAAAGGAAGTTTTTATAGGGACCTCCGTGGTGGTATCCACTTTTGTGGATTTTACGAGGTTGGGGGTTTATGCGACCAGGTTTTCAAAATCAGGTCTTATAGACAACCTACCCTTAGTGGTTATTGCCACCATATCCGCCATTACGGGTGCCTACCTAGGTAATAAACTTCTAAAAAAGGTAACCCTTAAATCCTTACAGTCTATCGTGGCCATCATGTTGATTCTTATATCCCTTGCGCTTGGTGCCGGTCTGATATAA
- a CDS encoding DoxX family protein, translated as MRFLKSFTKWNLKPIAITSLWGNILFAIPRILCGLLLTLDFGSSKFGMPWSNSEEPLALFEVASWFPEDVAKFGIPFSLAPWLFAWLGAASEAIGGLFLALGLATRFWGLMIGLTMLTAIFFQQWPKVLEQGVWPILPALGFLWVSIYALVFGSGKIGLDHLISRKIT; from the coding sequence ATGCGTTTTTTAAAAAGTTTCACAAAATGGAATCTAAAACCAATAGCCATTACCTCTTTATGGGGAAATATTTTATTTGCTATTCCCAGGATACTTTGTGGACTGTTATTGACCCTCGACTTTGGCTCTAGTAAATTTGGAATGCCATGGTCCAACTCAGAGGAGCCACTTGCATTGTTCGAAGTAGCTAGTTGGTTTCCTGAGGATGTGGCAAAATTTGGGATCCCATTTAGCTTAGCTCCTTGGTTGTTTGCTTGGCTGGGTGCCGCAAGTGAAGCGATTGGAGGCCTTTTTCTAGCCTTGGGATTGGCCACTAGATTTTGGGGACTAATGATTGGTCTGACAATGTTAACAGCTATCTTCTTTCAGCAATGGCCAAAGGTACTGGAACAAGGGGTTTGGCCAATTCTTCCCGCGTTGGGATTTTTATGGGTCAGTATTTATGCTTTGGTTTTTGGTTCTGGAAAAATTGGACTAGACCATCTAATTAGCAGAAAAATAACCTAA
- a CDS encoding nuclear transport factor 2 family protein, which yields MGIKDLVKRWFDLWESGDFNSLPIAENFKHSSPFGTIVGKKTYLELVATNKDKFLGHKFELHEALYGENRAGVRYTTTQGDFSMEVSEWYYVQDNLILEIIAYYHIGEIREERKLSFPNKTPK from the coding sequence ATGGGGATAAAAGATTTGGTAAAAAGATGGTTCGATCTATGGGAATCCGGAGATTTTAATTCCCTCCCCATAGCTGAAAATTTCAAGCATAGCAGTCCATTTGGCACCATAGTAGGCAAAAAAACGTATTTAGAGTTGGTGGCCACCAATAAGGATAAATTTTTAGGACATAAATTTGAACTGCACGAAGCCCTATATGGCGAGAACAGGGCCGGCGTGCGCTACACTACCACCCAGGGCGATTTTTCTATGGAGGTGAGTGAATGGTATTATGTTCAAGACAATCTCATATTAGAAATAATAGCCTATTACCATATTGGTGAAATAAGGGAAGAACGGAAACTTAGCTTTCCCAATAAAACGCCCAAATAG
- a CDS encoding VOC family protein, which translates to MKLGAFSVSLNVKDIKVSKDFYEKLGFTVFAGDLEKNYLIMKNEHSLIGLFQGMFENNILTFNPGWDTNAKKLDSFDDVREIQKSLKKNGIPLNQEADESTNGPASIVLTDPDGNAILIDQHV; encoded by the coding sequence ATGAAATTAGGAGCATTTTCAGTTAGCCTTAATGTTAAGGACATAAAGGTATCCAAGGATTTTTACGAGAAATTGGGATTCACTGTTTTTGCAGGGGACCTTGAAAAAAATTACCTCATTATGAAAAATGAACACTCCCTGATCGGACTTTTTCAGGGCATGTTTGAAAATAATATTTTAACGTTTAATCCAGGTTGGGATACCAACGCAAAGAAACTGGACAGTTTTGATGATGTCAGGGAAATTCAAAAATCCTTAAAGAAAAACGGCATCCCACTTAACCAAGAAGCAGATGAAAGTACAAATGGACCAGCGAGTATTGTTTTGACGGATCCAGACGGCAATGCCATTTTAATTGATCAGCACGTATAA